From the Quercus lobata isolate SW786 chromosome 6, ValleyOak3.0 Primary Assembly, whole genome shotgun sequence genome, one window contains:
- the LOC115949949 gene encoding proline-rich receptor-like protein kinase PERK2, which translates to MGTEDHKDIIDVLEAVHEIGHVRPFEPEASNEEAATPAAAPTQRPSTTESPSTSTAPAERCSRPPVATPQVVPTLDPSPSIPHPSLSPTIPSPTPHPSLSPTIPLSTPHESPSPTIPSPTPHPYPGSDIRPSTARSFPELSPIPSFDLGIDQTPPDLQQDPPSHS; encoded by the exons ATGGGCACGGAGGACCACAAGGACATTATTGATGTGCTGGAGGCAGTGCATGAGATTGGCCATGTACGACCTTTCGAACCTGAGGCCTCGAATGAGGAGGCAGCTACTCCTGCGGCAGCACCTACTCAGAGGCCAAGCACTACTGAGAGCCCAAGCACGAGCACAGCTCCTGCCGAACGTTGCTCTCGTCCGCCTGTTGCTACCCCTCAGGTTGTCCCTACCCTCGATCCCTCTCCATCCATCCCACATCCATCCCTTagccccaccatcccttcacccaCCCCACATCCATCCCTTAGCCCCACCATCCCTTTATCCACTCCACATGAGTCCCCTAGCCCTACCATCCCTTCACCCACCCCACATCCCTATCCTGGGTCTGACATTCGTCCATCCACCGCACGATCATTTCCTGAGCTGTCACCTATTCCATCCTTTGACCTGGGTATTGATCAAACCCCTCCTGACTTGCAACAGGACCCACCCTCCCACA GTTGA